In the genome of Dunckerocampus dactyliophorus isolate RoL2022-P2 chromosome 6, RoL_Ddac_1.1, whole genome shotgun sequence, one region contains:
- the pin1 gene encoding peptidyl-prolyl cis-trans isomerase NIMA-interacting 1 — translation MADEENLPSGWEKRMSRNSGKVYYFNHTTNASQWERPVGDCLGEPDKVRCSHLLVKHKQSRRPSSWREQNITRSKDAAVDLIQKYIEQIKSGEEKFDALASRFSDCSSAKNGGDLGLFGKGEMQKPFEDASFALKIGDMSGPVFTDSGVHIILRTG, via the exons ATGGCAGACGAGGAGAATTTACCATCGGGTTGGGAGAAAAGAATGAGCCGCAACTCAG GCAAGGTGTATTACTTCAACCACACCACCAACGCCAGCCAATGGGAACGACCGGTAGGAGACTGCCTTGGAGAGCCAGATAAG GTACGCTGCTCTCATCTCCTGgtcaaacacaaacagtcaCGCCGTCCGTCCTCCTGGCGGGAACAAAACATCACACGATCCAAAGATGCGGCTGTGGATCTGATTCAGA AGTACATCGAGCAGATTAAGTCTGGAGAAGAGAAGTTTGACGCTTTGGCTTCCCGGTTCAGCGACTGCAGTTCAGCTAAGAATGGCGGAGACCTGGGACTCTTTGGCAAAG GTGAAATGCAGAAACCTTTTGAAGACGCCTCCTTTGCGCTCAAGATTGGAGACATGAGCGGCCCTGTTTTTACCGACTCCGGAGTGCACATCATCCTGCGCACTGGCTGA
- the ubl5 gene encoding ubiquitin-like protein 5 — MIEVVCNDRLGKKVRVKCNSEDTIGDLKKLIAAQTGTRYDKIVLKKWYTIFKDHVSLGDYEIHDGMNLELYYQ; from the exons ATGATCGAGGTGGTATGCAACGATCGTCTGGGCAAGAAAGTCCGGGTTAAGTGCAA CTCAGAGGACACCATCGGAGACCTGAAGAAGCTCATTGCAGCCCAGACAGGAACGCGATACGACAAAATTGTCTTAAAGAAATG GTACACCATATTCAAGGACCACGTCTCACTGGGTGACT ATGAGATCCACGATGGGATGAACCTGGAGTTGTACTACCAGTGA